ACGACAGTACGACCGACGAGACCATCTGGGTCGTCGACCTGAACTTCGACGAGAGCGATGACTGGCGCTCGAAGATGGTCAACGCGGTCTCGGTGGCCATGAGCAAGCGGATGGCGCTGCGGGTGTCGGTGACCTGGTTCTACGACAACCTGCCGGCCCTCCAGACGGTGACGCTCTTCGACCAGGATCCGGCGCTGCCGGGTGCGGTGGCCATCGGAACCGTCCCGTTCGAGCTGGACGAGACCGATATTCTGGTGACGACGTCGCTGGTGGTCGACTTTTAGCTCCAGCGACGGAACCCCCATCAGGCGGCCTGCGTAGGTAAGATCGAGGCGAGGGGCCGTCGATCCGGCCCCCCTCCGCCGCCCGGGGGCCGCATGTCCGAAACCGCCGAACTGGTCAGGCGCTGTCGTAGCGGGGATGCCCTCGCCTGGGAGGAGCTCGTCCGCCAGTACCAGTCACGGATCTACAGCCTGGCCCTGCATTACCTGCGGGATCCCGACGAGGCACGGGACCTGGCCCAGGAAGTATTCATCCAGGTCTATCGCAAGCTGGATGCCTTCCGCGGCGACGAGTTCACGCCCTGGTTGATGCGGGTCGGTCGGAACCAGTGCATCGATCGACTGCGACGGATCAAGGCCCGCCCGCCGGCCCGCGACGTGGAGCTGGATGACGGCATCGACCTCCCGTCGGACGCGATGGATCCCCACGCCGACGCGCAGGCGGGCGAGGAACGCCAGCTGATCCATCGGGCGATGGGTCGGCTGAGTGACGCCTACCGCGAGATGATCCTCCTCAAGGAGATCCAGGGTCTGCCGCTTCAGGAGATCGCGAAGATGCTCGATCTCCCCATCGGCACCGTCAAGTCACGATCGGCCCGCGCGCGGGTCGAACTGGCCAAGTCTGTCGTAAAGATCGACCCGGGGTACGGAGTGTAGGGAACCTCCTGCGACGCGGTGCGTCGTAGTGGGTGGAACGGAGAAACGATGAGCGACGAACGACACAGCGACGCACCCCGAGACCTGCTACGCGACGTGCTTGCCAACACCAGTGGCAGCCCGTGCACGCAGGCCGAGGAACGACTGCCGGCGTTCGTCGACGGCGAGCTACTGGGTATGGACCATCAACTGGTCCATCGTCACGCGCGGGCCTGTCAGGACTGCGGGCCGCTGATCGTTGCGCTCAACCGTTTACAGGAGGCGTTGCCACCGTTGGCCGACCTCTCTCCCGGCCCCGGATTCGCGGCCCACGTCTATGCCGCCACCAGCCGCTCGCAGACGCCGTTGCGTCCCCGCGGTATTCGAGATTTCTTGCAGGGACTCGGGCAGCTTCGTCGGCGACCCCGACTCCATCTGGAAGCCGGCTATCTGGGTGCGGTGGTGATCTGGCTGTTGGTGCTGGCGCCGTTCGCACCGATGCGAGAGCTCCCGGGCACCGTCGCATCGTTCTTCGACACGCAGGAACAGCACTCGCTCCCCCGTCAGGCCGAACAGGTCTGGCAGGTCACGGGGGAAGCCGGCATCGAGTCGGTCCGCAACCTGACGGATCGGATCGAACGTCGCGTGGAACAGTCCGCCCCGGCCCGCGACACCCTGGACCGCAACTACCACAGCCTCCGCGAGGCGGTGCAGGATCAGGATCCGCAGCGGAGCGGCGAAGCCCTCAACGGAATGGGCGACGGGCTCGAGGGAATCTGGCAGGCGATGACCGGTCAAGCAGACGGCCGTGATGACAACGACGACAGCGAAGACAACGACGCAGAGGCCGGAAGCTCCCGACCGCTGCGTACACCCTTGAACGAATGGCTATGAACGAAGGAGTGACCCAATGAGTCCGACCTACGACAACCCCCACGGCGAGACGCCGCCCCAGCCGCAGGCCCCGCCGGCCCAGACCTACGCGGCGCCGCCTGCGGCCGCCGCACCGACTGTCGTCGCCGACCCCCGCCGTCGACTGATCGCCCTGGCCTGCTTCCTCTCGATCATGCCCGGTCTCGGACAGATCTACGTCGGGTATTACAAGGTCGGCTTCATCCACATACTCACGGTGGCGTCAACGATCGCCCTCCTGGCCAACGACGTCGCCCGACCGCTGACTCCGTTGCTGGCTCTGTTCCTGGCCTTCTTCTGGCTCTACAACATCGTGGACGCCGGTCGTCGGGCCTTCGCTTACAACTTCGCCCTCTCCAACAACACCGAGGAAGCGGCGATCACCATGCCCGAGGGCTTCGGCTTCCCGCCCGGCGGAACGATCCTGGCCGGCCTGATCATCACCGGTCTGGGTCTCGCCTTCCTGGCCGAGAACGTCTGGGACATCTCGATGCTCTGGGTCGAGGACTGGTGGCCCGTGGCACCGATCGCCTTCGGTCTCTACCTCCTCAGTCGTGGCTGGAAGGAACATCAGTCCGCAGAATGACCGCCAACGACCCCACCCGGATCGCCATGTGGTCCGGGCCCCGCAACATCTCGACCGCGCTCCTGCGAAGTTGGGGCAGTCGCACCGACACCCATGTCTGTGACGAACCGCTTTACGCCCACTACCTGAAGGTGACGGGCCTCGATCATCCGGGACGCGACGCGGTGTTGGCGGGGCAACCGACGGAATGGCAACAGGTCGTACGAGAGCTGCTGGGACCGACGCCCGGCGGCCGACCGCTGTTCTATCAGAAGCATATGGCCCATCATCTCTTGCCGGATATCGGTCGGGACTGGTTAAGGCCGCTGAGGCATGCGTTCCTGATCCGTGACCCGCGAGAGATGCTGACGTCGCTGCATCATCAGATCCCGGAGCCGACCCTGGAAGACACGGGCCTGCCCCAGCAGTGGGAGCTGTTCGCCGAGCTTCGTGGCGAGCATGGACAGACGCCACCGGTGATCGACTCGCGGGATGTGCTGGAACAACCGGGCGTGATGCTGGAGCGACTCTGCCAAGCCCTGGACGTGCCCTACGATCCGACGATGCTGACCTGGGAGGCCGGCCGACGAGAGACCGACGGGGTCTGGGCCCCCTACTGGTACGACGCCGTCGAG
This Acidobacteriota bacterium DNA region includes the following protein-coding sequences:
- a CDS encoding zf-HC2 domain-containing protein — encoded protein: MSDERHSDAPRDLLRDVLANTSGSPCTQAEERLPAFVDGELLGMDHQLVHRHARACQDCGPLIVALNRLQEALPPLADLSPGPGFAAHVYAATSRSQTPLRPRGIRDFLQGLGQLRRRPRLHLEAGYLGAVVIWLLVLAPFAPMRELPGTVASFFDTQEQHSLPRQAEQVWQVTGEAGIESVRNLTDRIERRVEQSAPARDTLDRNYHSLREAVQDQDPQRSGEALNGMGDGLEGIWQAMTGQADGRDDNDDSEDNDAEAGSSRPLRTPLNEWL
- a CDS encoding HAD family hydrolase, whose amino-acid sequence is MTANDPTRIAMWSGPRNISTALLRSWGSRTDTHVCDEPLYAHYLKVTGLDHPGRDAVLAGQPTEWQQVVRELLGPTPGGRPLFYQKHMAHHLLPDIGRDWLRPLRHAFLIRDPREMLTSLHHQIPEPTLEDTGLPQQWELFAELRGEHGQTPPVIDSRDVLEQPGVMLERLCQALDVPYDPTMLTWEAGRRETDGVWAPYWYDAVERSTGFQPYRKKEEPLPASLDDLLLRCQPIYDRLHAVRLRPTA
- a CDS encoding sigma-70 family RNA polymerase sigma factor, whose amino-acid sequence is MSETAELVRRCRSGDALAWEELVRQYQSRIYSLALHYLRDPDEARDLAQEVFIQVYRKLDAFRGDEFTPWLMRVGRNQCIDRLRRIKARPPARDVELDDGIDLPSDAMDPHADAQAGEERQLIHRAMGRLSDAYREMILLKEIQGLPLQEIAKMLDLPIGTVKSRSARARVELAKSVVKIDPGYGV